In Bartonella bovis 91-4, the following proteins share a genomic window:
- a CDS encoding SH3 domain-containing protein has translation MKKLIVFFVLNFFFLTTTASQATNAIVTRNLNLRAGPSTHYALRSLIPAGNLITVYSCRNNWCQINYDSQTGWVSSRYLSFKNGNDLYHTYTIPSSPTVYHYY, from the coding sequence ATGAAAAAATTGATTGTTTTTTTTGTGCTCAACTTTTTCTTCCTGACTACAACAGCAAGCCAAGCTACAAACGCCATAGTAACAAGAAATCTTAATCTTAGAGCAGGACCAAGTACTCATTATGCACTTCGAAGCCTCATCCCCGCGGGAAATTTAATAACCGTCTATAGCTGCAGAAACAACTGGTGCCAAATTAATTATGACTCACAAACTGGTTGGGTGTCATCTCGTTATCTATCATTTAAAAATGGAAATGATCTCTACCATACATATACAATACCATCATCTCCAACCGTTTACCATTATTATTGA
- the greA gene encoding transcription elongation factor GreA, translated as MEKVPMTTTGFENLKEELRWRQQQERPRIIEAISEARAHGDLSENAEYHAAKEAQSHNEGRINELEDYIARAEVIDVSRLSGDRIKFGATIKLLNEDTEEKKIYQIVGDQEADVKTGKISISSPIARALIGKQEGDVIEVNAPGGAHNYEIIKIQYI; from the coding sequence ATGGAAAAAGTTCCGATGACTACAACCGGTTTTGAAAATCTCAAAGAGGAGTTGCGTTGGCGCCAACAGCAAGAACGTCCACGGATTATTGAAGCAATTTCTGAAGCGCGTGCGCATGGTGACCTGTCAGAGAATGCTGAATATCATGCTGCTAAAGAAGCGCAAAGTCATAATGAGGGGCGTATAAATGAACTTGAAGATTACATTGCGCGGGCAGAAGTTATAGATGTTTCTCGCCTTTCAGGTGATAGAATTAAATTTGGGGCTACTATAAAACTTTTGAATGAAGATACTGAAGAAAAAAAGATTTATCAGATCGTTGGTGATCAAGAAGCCGATGTAAAAACTGGTAAAATTTCTATTTCTTCACCTATTGCACGTGCGCTTATTGGTAAGCAAGAGGGTGATGTAATTGAAGTCAATGCTCCAGGTGGAGCACATAATTATGAAATTATTAAAATTCAATATATCTAA
- a CDS encoding glycosyltransferase family 4 protein codes for MYTSLEEIDIITPHFKRRMSGVTSTVIQLIPLQRKQGIHISTLGWGLPQNFPALSFKDLFRLWKNPASKPFRIWHARRNIEMLCGIFFRDVLRMKLKLIFTSASQRQHKPFTKWLIRCMDKVIATSARAGTYLEVPYQVIMHGVDLERFSPPKTVNDCFVATGLPGKYAVGCFGRVRYFKGTDLFVDAMLKLLPHYPDWTAIIAGRTTAQHYSFERKLRQKIARAGLSDRIIILGEVLDVPLWYRRLSLYVAPSRVEGFGLTPLEAMASQTAVVTSNAGAYEELVVEGTGTVVKAGDGLALTAAIESYFADLDKTLAAGKKALAHVRTHFPLEKEAAAIGNVYKMMFEGKIF; via the coding sequence ATGTATACGTCTTTGGAAGAAATTGATATTATTACTCCTCACTTTAAAAGACGTATGTCAGGAGTAACATCTACAGTTATTCAACTGATTCCATTGCAACGAAAACAGGGCATACATATATCTACTTTAGGATGGGGATTGCCGCAAAATTTTCCGGCTCTTTCATTTAAAGATCTTTTTAGGCTTTGGAAAAATCCAGCAAGTAAGCCATTTCGTATCTGGCATGCGCGGCGCAATATTGAAATGCTTTGTGGTATCTTTTTTCGCGATGTTTTACGTATGAAGCTTAAACTCATCTTTACGTCTGCATCTCAACGTCAGCATAAACCTTTTACAAAATGGCTAATTCGTTGCATGGATAAAGTTATTGCTACTAGTGCACGTGCTGGAACTTATCTAGAAGTTCCTTATCAAGTTATTATGCATGGGGTGGATCTTGAGCGTTTTTCACCACCAAAAACTGTTAATGATTGTTTTGTAGCAACAGGATTACCAGGAAAGTATGCAGTAGGGTGTTTTGGGCGTGTGCGCTATTTTAAGGGCACTGATTTATTTGTGGATGCAATGTTAAAATTATTACCACACTATCCTGATTGGACGGCAATTATCGCTGGTCGCACTACAGCGCAACATTATTCTTTTGAAAGGAAATTACGTCAGAAAATTGCTCGTGCTGGTTTGAGTGATCGCATTATTATTCTTGGTGAGGTGTTGGATGTACCTTTATGGTACCGCCGTCTATCACTTTATGTGGCACCTTCTCGTGTGGAAGGTTTTGGTTTAACACCATTAGAGGCAATGGCATCGCAAACAGCTGTAGTGACCAGTAATGCAGGTGCTTATGAAGAATTAGTAGTAGAAGGAACAGGAACAGTTGTTAAAGCAGGAGATGGATTAGCTTTAACTGCTGCAATTGAGTCTTATTTTGCTGATTTAGATAAAACATTAGCTGCAGGGAAAAAGGCTTTAGCCCACGTTCGCACTCATTTTCCTTTGGAGAAGGAAGCAGCTGCGATTGGGAATGTCTATAAGATGATGTTTGAGGGAAAGATATTTTAA
- a CDS encoding TrkH family potassium uptake protein, producing the protein MFLPALADLRDGNHNWAAFLYSCTITTMLATLILLATRGAKCRFSARFGFTLTICLWLTGSIVGALPLYLSPLPISLAGAIFESVSGITTTGSTVITELDKLPRSILLWRSLICWIGGIGFIGLALLLLPSLRVGGVQLFHMESSDKSEKILPRINQIANGIIIAYIGLTLACMLSYFAAGMTLFDAINHAMSTVATAGFSTHDASFGYFSDKPAILVVSTIFMLLSALPFVLYVKLVLPGHSKRSIDPQVIVFLNIVFLLSFILAAWLRSQNHLTFHQAFLDVIFHLASVISTTGYSAENYQLWGPFAFGIFFIVSFTGGCAGSTSGGIKINRLIILWRIAQTNMAKLLSPNAVVKIRYDHSNISSDIAQSVLLFVCLYMFCLLIGTTLLLTTGLDFTSAFTGVLTALSNIGPGFGEIIGPSGNFATINDNALWTLSFLMLAGRLEIITIFVFFIPTFWRE; encoded by the coding sequence ATGTTTTTGCCTGCTCTTGCAGATCTGCGCGATGGAAACCACAATTGGGCAGCCTTTCTTTATTCTTGCACCATAACTACCATGCTAGCAACGTTGATTCTTTTAGCAACCAGAGGTGCTAAATGTCGTTTTTCAGCGCGCTTTGGTTTCACACTGACTATTTGCCTTTGGTTAACAGGTAGTATAGTGGGTGCTCTTCCTCTTTATCTCTCTCCACTCCCAATTTCTTTAGCAGGAGCAATTTTTGAATCTGTCTCTGGAATTACAACCACAGGTTCCACTGTAATCACAGAACTTGATAAGCTACCACGAAGCATTTTGTTATGGCGTTCTCTCATCTGCTGGATCGGGGGTATTGGTTTTATCGGATTAGCTTTATTACTTCTGCCTTCACTTCGTGTTGGGGGAGTACAGCTTTTCCATATGGAATCATCAGATAAATCTGAAAAAATATTACCTCGTATTAATCAAATCGCTAATGGAATTATCATTGCTTACATTGGACTAACGCTTGCTTGCATGCTCTCTTATTTTGCTGCTGGCATGACCTTATTTGATGCCATCAACCATGCAATGAGTACAGTAGCAACGGCTGGGTTCTCAACCCATGATGCCTCATTTGGTTATTTTTCTGATAAACCAGCTATCCTGGTTGTTTCCACAATCTTCATGTTACTTTCTGCTTTACCCTTTGTGCTTTATGTAAAACTAGTGCTTCCTGGCCACTCAAAACGCTCTATTGATCCACAAGTTATCGTTTTTCTAAACATTGTTTTTCTTCTCAGCTTCATTTTAGCTGCATGGTTGCGATCTCAGAATCATCTTACCTTTCATCAGGCTTTTCTTGATGTTATTTTTCACCTTGCATCTGTTATTAGTACCACCGGCTATAGTGCTGAAAACTATCAGCTTTGGGGACCTTTTGCATTTGGTATTTTCTTTATTGTTTCTTTTACAGGTGGGTGCGCTGGTTCTACGTCTGGTGGTATAAAAATCAATCGTTTAATTATTCTTTGGCGTATTGCACAAACAAATATGGCAAAACTCCTTTCCCCTAATGCAGTTGTAAAAATTCGCTATGATCATTCAAATATATCTAGTGATATTGCTCAGTCTGTCTTACTTTTTGTATGCCTTTATATGTTTTGCCTTCTTATAGGTACTACACTTTTACTCACCACCGGACTTGACTTTACTTCCGCTTTTACAGGCGTTTTAACCGCACTTTCAAATATAGGTCCAGGTTTTGGAGAAATTATCGGCCCTTCTGGTAATTTCGCGACAATTAATGACAATGCTTTATGGACTTTAAGCTTTCTCATGCTAGCTGGTCGCCTTGAAATTATAACCATATTTGTATTTTTCATCCCCACTTTTTGGCGTGAATAG